The DNA window GCCTAAGCCATTTTCACTATTGTGTCTGTAAGCACATGGCTTATCACGATTTATATTATGTTCACTTTCCTTTAAAGAAGCATTTCGGCATCCTGATTTACCTGCCTCATAATAATGACCATTAGCAGAAATCGTGCAGCTAAATGTTTCTATCTTCCGTAAAATGGCTTCACTTTCATCATCTATCAAAATGACTATATCTGAAAGACTGTCTTCGCATAAATCCCCATCCATTATATCATCGAGTATATCATCCAACCTTTGTTTCACACCCTGTACATAATTCCGTATTCCATAACGACCAGCCGAATGTGGACCACTGTGAATTTGAACTCCTAACTGACACGCTAATTCAGGAGTCGCTGGTAATATAACCACATTACGCCAATGATTAATATCATAGCCTATTGTCTTAGCTATTTTTTCCCAATTAATTGACTTTTGCATACATTGAATAGGAATAATATGATGAGCTTGTAAGCTCCCACTTTGATAGAACCAAGGGTGATTGGCTGGATTTTGCTTTTGACCTTTACTCTCTGGATAACGAGCAGTATCATTTTTCATTAAACTATTCCACGCTAAGCCCCGATCATGCTTTCCTTTTCCTGGAACACCTCTCTTTTCAGAGGCCTTATTTTTCTTACTCATGATTTATGACCTCGGCAATATTTCTTACTATTTTTCTTTGCATCTTTCTTTACACCACGACCACAAACGTCACATTTTCTCAGTTTCTTATCCTTCTTCTCATTCGTCTTACTCTTACTGCTACCCGCTTGCGCTGTGCCACCCGTGTGATGTTTGGTTTTCGCAGGATAAACTTTCTCTGATTTACCTAGTACACGTGCAAATAAGTTGTCAAACTCGCCCATTGCACTTTTTAGTTTATCCACTGACATCTTGTCGAATATTTTGATTTCGTCACCGAGTTTAACGAAATATGATGCAAGTTCGTCGGCCCCCATTCGATCTGCGTAGGACGCCATTTCTGTCGCGACTTCAATACAAGGTTTTAATACATCAGATAAAATTTTACTGGTTTCTTTCGCATATTCAGCCCACTTTAAACCAAGCAAAAACTTCTCAGGGTCACCCTTACCCAAAGCACGGACGATAGCCAATAAATCGTCTTTTTTGGTCTCTTTACCTGTTTTAAGCACCACTTTACAAGTGCCTTTTAGCGCACTACCAAACAGTGGAATACAACCAATTAAGGTGAACGACAAGGCTAACCAATTTTCAGGCTTATCGCGCCCCTCTTCATCCATCATATTAAGGATATTGGCGGTTAAATCACGTATATCACCGACTTGATCAACCACAGGGATCATCGTTAACGCAGTGTTCGCAATAATTTGTTCTACCGATGCATCATCATTAAAATCACCTAACAATACACCCCATATCCAACTAGCAGAACTTGATGCTTTACGCCAAGTGTTCTCCCAAAAGCCGAGCTGTCCACGTTTGGTGTCTTCAATAATGGTTTGAGCATTCGCACCAGGATTAAATTTAGGATTGGTTTTGGTTGGTTCATTGGGTTGAAATTCGCGACTGTCTTCATCGGCAGTCTCCGACACAGACGGGTTTTGAGCCCCCCCATGCACACGGTGCTTTCCTGTCTGAATAATAAAAAAGCGCCATAAGGCGCCTTCAAATCAATTTTTAGTGATAATTAAACCTTACCCCAAATGATGCTCAATAATGTTGGCCGTTTGTGACTCTAGATGTTCTATTAAGTCTTTTTCAAAATACAGTGTTTCTTTTTCATAAACGATGCCGCTTTCATTCATGCCTGAATCATATTGTGTTTTAAGCACTGCAGGCAAAAACACATACATATCTTCAAATGGTTCGCCATCGGCTTCATAAAAAGTCACTGGATAGGTTGTATAATTCGACGGTACTGTTAATTTATCGCGGACATACACGCCAGGCGATGGGAAAAAAACCAACACCAAGTCAGCCTTCATCGGGAAGATTGATTTATTTGGTTTCTCAGCCAATAACCCTTCTTGTTGATACTGCTGTATAATCATGATGAGAACTCCAAAGGAATAAATTCAATACCTGTAACACCCGCTTCTTCTAATGCGATTTTTACTTTTTCATTGGCAATAAAGGGGTCTTTAAAATTCGACAGCGTGAAAATATCATGTTTAAAATCACAAGCATCAAACTTTTTTCGGTCAAAGACTTCGTCACTAGCACCTGAGTACCCTCCTAGTAATGCTTCAAATCCATCTGCATCTGAAGCAATCGGGTCCAAAATATCATAGTGCGCAAGAGGATTAGTAAATGCAAAACCGGTAATGTCGCCATCATTTTTGACGTTTACAGGTAAAAACTGCATACCCTGAAACCCATTGTCGAAGAAAACTTGCTGTACTTTCTTGCTTGCCATAAAACCGTGCCCCGCTTTTAAAAAGTCAGACATCCCCCGTTCTTCATAAGCGTCACTTACGGTTACTGAAGGTTTCTTTTTTAAAAATTTATGATGTGGTACCGGGTACATAAATCGCCTATTATAAGGAGCTTGTACGTTAAAAGAGCCTTCTCCCTCAGTAAATCTTTCAAATAATAAATAATAGTTCATTTTCGTTATTGTCCTAACATAGGTTTATAGTGGCCAGATAAATAATCCAGTCGAGTATTAGCATCATGCCCTTTTCTAAAATCATGATGTAACAATGGGTCTACCTTTGCCGATAAGTACATTACAACAAGCTTTATTGCCTTTTATAAGTATTGAGTGCAGGGTTTACAGATGAACCAATACTGATAACACAAATAAAAAAAGCAAATACGTTTCCATATTTGCTCTTCAATATACATCGACTTGCGTAAACAGCTACACGTCTCGTACCCAAACGTCTTTTACGCGCGCAGCTTTTAATACATCAATCACGCTGTTATGAATAATCACAACGCCGA is part of the Moritella viscosa genome and encodes:
- a CDS encoding putative uncharacterized protein (No significant database matches), with amino-acid sequence MSKKNKASEKRGVPGKGKHDRGLAWNSLMKNDTARYPESKGQKQNPANHPWFYQSGSLQAHHIIPIQCMQKSINWEKIAKTIGYDINHWRNVVILPATPELACQLGVQIHSGPHSAGRYGIRNYVQGVKQRLDDILDDIMDGDLCEDSLSDIVILIDDESEAILRKIETFSCTISANGHYYEAGKSGCRNASLKESEHNINRDKPCAYRHNSENGLGNKHLLTHLFVKNNEPSMVISKTESLEVGK